One genomic window of Phoenix dactylifera cultivar Barhee BC4 chromosome 6, palm_55x_up_171113_PBpolish2nd_filt_p, whole genome shotgun sequence includes the following:
- the LOC103713366 gene encoding uncharacterized protein LOC103713366: MALQWMILSWVVAAEAAVAVLVTLPSPRLIKSRIVALASLLLQPLTGVLPFAGFQLLDLHWKNEHRLICAGDVCTTDERIRYEKSIFKAQRNVILCVSACLLYWCIYRVCKYHKEIKELEEVEKRLKEQ, from the exons ATGGCGCTGCAGTGGATGATCCTGTCGTGGGTGGTGGCGGCAGAGGCGGCGGTGGCGGTGCTGGTGACCCTCCCGTCCCCGAGGCTCATCAAGTCTCGGATCGTCGCCCtcgcctccctcctcctccagccCCTCACCGGCGTCCTCCCCTTCGCCGGCTTCCAGCTCTTGG ATCTTCACTGGAAAAACGAGCATCGACTGATCTGCGCCGGCGATGTCTGCACCACGGATGAGAGGATCCGATACGAGAAATCT ATCTTCAAAGCTCAAAGGAATGTTATTCTGTGTGTCTCAGCATGTCTTCTTTATTG GTGTATCTACCGTGTTTGCAAATACCATAAGGAGATAAAGGAATTGGAAGAAGTTGAGAAGCGTCTCAAAGAGCAGTAG